In Actinoplanes sp. NBC_00393, a single genomic region encodes these proteins:
- a CDS encoding sensor histidine kinase, protein MASRRRIDASIVLLALAVSAGYVALVPGNRVANFLFLTLVLSCAGLLLRVVVDAVRRAADEHRTARALLATPVDVAARQAVARERVRLAADIEAVIRAAVSRMAGHTRTAARQWDDDPDPPLAKLQADGRAAVTELRRLLGLLREAESAATEDPPPRQPRRRPSAGDLALAAGAAALSVAEHFPAGPDVPASMQTAPSIALTAATAATLALRRSAPAAGAAACGAGFLLGFLTGWPISPGLWILMGPAWLAWSAMARWRPSGCLATALLLTGITLDLGRYNRVNLPMCLVLVGAAAVGGAVFGRSGRRQSAAHSTVLRRTAELGAAAEQAVLGERLAVARDVHDVVSHAVAVLVTQSGAAQALRRTDPPRARAALAVVEQTAADTLSELDRMVAGIGAGAVEHDDADLRALVGRMTGAGLRISFDLHGPVRGRTGAVVYRITQEALTNVVRHAPGARVTITVQAVDDRTTVEITDDGPGPGRTSLRGYGLTGLAERVESTGGRLSTGPGPGGAGFRVAATLPGAAS, encoded by the coding sequence GTGGCCTCCCGGCGGCGGATCGATGCCTCGATCGTTCTCCTGGCACTCGCGGTGTCAGCGGGCTACGTCGCCCTGGTGCCCGGAAACCGGGTGGCGAACTTCCTGTTCCTGACCCTGGTGCTGAGCTGCGCGGGCCTGCTCCTGCGAGTTGTGGTCGACGCGGTGCGGCGCGCCGCGGACGAGCACCGGACGGCGCGGGCCCTGCTCGCCACCCCGGTCGACGTGGCGGCCCGCCAGGCGGTGGCCCGGGAACGGGTACGGCTGGCCGCCGACATCGAGGCGGTGATCCGGGCCGCGGTGTCCCGGATGGCCGGGCACACGCGGACCGCCGCGCGGCAGTGGGACGACGATCCCGATCCGCCGCTGGCGAAACTGCAGGCAGACGGGCGGGCCGCGGTCACCGAGCTGCGCCGCCTGCTCGGTCTGTTGCGCGAAGCCGAGTCGGCGGCCACCGAGGATCCGCCGCCCCGGCAGCCGCGACGCCGGCCGTCCGCCGGTGATCTGGCGCTGGCTGCCGGTGCGGCCGCGCTGAGCGTGGCCGAGCACTTCCCGGCCGGCCCGGACGTCCCGGCGAGCATGCAGACGGCTCCGTCGATCGCGCTGACTGCCGCCACCGCGGCCACGCTGGCACTGCGCCGGTCCGCGCCGGCCGCCGGGGCCGCGGCCTGCGGCGCCGGCTTCCTGCTGGGATTCCTCACCGGCTGGCCGATCAGCCCGGGGCTGTGGATCCTGATGGGGCCCGCCTGGCTGGCCTGGTCGGCGATGGCCCGGTGGCGCCCGTCCGGCTGCCTGGCGACCGCGCTCCTGCTGACCGGCATCACCCTCGACCTGGGCCGCTACAACCGGGTCAACCTGCCGATGTGCCTGGTGCTGGTCGGCGCCGCGGCGGTCGGCGGCGCGGTGTTCGGGCGCAGCGGGCGGCGGCAGTCGGCCGCGCACAGCACGGTGCTGCGGCGGACCGCGGAACTCGGTGCGGCCGCCGAGCAGGCGGTCCTCGGCGAGCGTCTGGCCGTGGCGCGGGACGTGCACGACGTGGTCTCGCACGCGGTGGCCGTTCTGGTCACCCAGTCCGGGGCCGCTCAGGCACTCCGGCGGACCGATCCGCCGCGGGCCCGGGCCGCGCTCGCCGTCGTGGAGCAGACCGCCGCGGACACCCTGTCCGAACTGGATCGGATGGTGGCCGGCATCGGCGCCGGGGCGGTGGAGCACGACGACGCGGACCTGCGCGCCCTGGTCGGCCGGATGACCGGCGCCGGCCTGCGGATCAGCTTCGACCTGCACGGCCCGGTGCGGGGGCGGACCGGGGCGGTCGTCTACCGGATCACCCAGGAGGCGCTGACGAACGTGGTGCGGCACGCCCCCGGCGCCCGGGTGACGATCACCGTGCAGGCGGTGGACGACCGGACCACTGTGGAGATCACCGACGACGGGCCGGGGCCGGGCCGGACTTCGCTGCGCGGCTACGGCCTCACCGGTCTCGCTGAGCGGGTGGAGAGCACCGGCGGGCGGCTGTCCACCGGTCCCGGACCGGGCGGAGCGGGCTTCCGTGTCGCCGCCACGCTCCCCGGAGCCGCGTCGTGA